One stretch of Trichomycterus rosablanca isolate fTriRos1 chromosome 3, fTriRos1.hap1, whole genome shotgun sequence DNA includes these proteins:
- the wu:fe05a04 gene encoding zinc finger protein 37 translates to MSSELTLDIQLTELGFSSWDFQLLEQKEKHPASEVEHDASSSLLCPLSAKPHVDEEADVSLSQATPVVCQNSPSDHDSGIIGSAEKSSKRAHFKNNKHTGGKRRKSSEEEEDDDDEPVKEDKKKKKLNEQGSTKRKFSKTEVCEEEEEEEEDGSDEDGDHYDLTDDEEENDNLSSDTSGSEEHQCPVCSLTFSTTFLLQEHLHIHNGVRRYSCAECGKQFCHSKNYRNHLRSHDKVDTVKCIICTAPFATQADLQLHLDTNHLEDQFYQCDFCKRIFTSMEECQKHVRTHTRHPKGYPCPKCERSFRHRSSMLYHLKRHKKATLVCKDCGMAFSKKVGLLRHSFSHLGLPPFTCVRCKQHFRLGSQFRKHECKAEQLQCVACLVTFQSKEDFEKHKKDTGCWGHQTAPSDVATDIRCMECGQVFESSEELKKHAGTHQRVMRCSECGMGFRSSFMLMSHMGGHAAQRPVLCKECGLGFCHQQGYDSHLKTCGLVNPAEAAMKKSKPKVVSTSEKKGIPTVPSHKSKVVEPSTVEVPKTNSIHPVIPVGSQIKTPDPPLNVTLNKDPISPVSLVMFMPVPLTPSSESIPDAKNPVLAPHATELSVASTSSAPNTELPQDNASSSSSKILIPLSTENDTKKRWTVLDLPTSGPVSKTYTVYTVKKENEITVAAKLLSVGKVNAENAQKNVLSSQQILDILNIIKKKQGPDEKNANLHTVVIPAKYCENDIQGVSGLEAKKSIETSGDNQSTTVGKDTLGAEKINFHNPDFGFSGMGPEVLRIKEESEYCEDSKSLIHWLPELSSLKPEKTVQKVTEEEDSWSKNIPEPDVVQCEICGKMLLEKDLSEHNLEH, encoded by the exons ATGTCTTCAGAGCTAACCCTGGACATCCAGCTAACAGAGTTGGGCTTTTCCAGTTGGGATTTTCAGCTCCTAGAACAGAAAGAGAAACATCCAGCATCAGAGGTTGAACATGATGCATCATCATCATTGTTGTGTCCCTTGTCGGCAAAACCCCACGTGGATGAAGAAGCTGATGTTTCATTGAGTCAGGCCACCCCTGTCGTCTGCCAAAATTCCCCAAGTGATCACGACTCTGGGATTATTGGCAGTGCAGAGAAAAGCAGCAAGAGGGCtcactttaaaaacaacaaacacactgGAGGAAAAAGAAGGAAGAGttctgaggaggaggaggatgatgatgatgaacctGTCAAAgaagataaaaagaagaaaaagcttAATGAGCAAGGAAGCACGAAGAGGAAGTTCAGTAAAACTGAGGTTtgtgaagaagaagaagaagaagaagaagatggtAGTGATGAAGATGGTGATCATTATGATTTGACTGATGATGAAGAAGAGAATGATAATTTGTCTTCAG ATACAAGTGGATCAGAAGAGCATCAGTGCCCTGTGTGCAGCCTCACTTTTTCTACGACATTCCTCCTACAAGAACATTTGCACATACATAATGGTGTACGTCGGTATAGCTGTGCTGAATGTGGCAAGCAGTTCTGCCATTCAAAAAACTATCGCAATCACCTTCGCTCCCATGATAAAGTGGACACGGTCAAGTGCATCATTTGTACAGCCCCGTTTGCAACCCAGGCGGACCTGCAGCTGCATCTGGACACAAACCACCTTGAGGACCAGTTCTATCAGTGTGACTTCTGCAAGCGCATTTTCACCAGCATGGAGGAGTGTCAGAAGCATGTGCGGACGCACACGCGCCACCCAAAGGGCTACCCATGTCCCAAGTGCGAGCGCAGCTTCCGCCATCGCAGCTCCATGCTCTACCACCTCAAGCGGCACAAAAAAGCCACGCTGGTCTGCAAAGACTGTGGCATGGCGTTCTCGAAGAAAGTTGGCCTCCTGCGCCATAGTTTCTCTCACTTGGGCCTTCCGCCATTTACCTGTGTACGTTGCAAGCAGCATTTTCGATTGGGTTCACAGTTCAGGAAGCATGAGTGTAAAGCGGAGCAGTTGCAGTGTGTGGCCTGTCTCGTCACATTCCAGAGTAAAGAGGACTTCGAGAAGCACAAGAAGGACACGGGATGCTGGGGTCATCAGACGGCCCCCAGTGACGTGGCAACTGACATTCGTTGCATGGAATGCGGCCAAGTCTTTGAGAGCTCGGAGGAACTGAAGAAGCATGCCGGGACGCATCAGAGAGTCATGAGGTGTTCAGAGTGTGGGATGGGTTTCCGCTCATCCTTCATGCTCATGTCGCATATGGGAGGTCATGCTGCTCAGCGGCCGGTCCTTTGCAAGGAGTGCGGACTTGGTTTCTGTCATCAACAGGGTTACGATAGCCATCTTAAAACGTGTGGGCTTGTCAACCCAGCAGAG GCTGCTATGAAGAAGTCAAAGCCAAAGGTTGTCTCAACTTCAGAGAAGAAAGGGATTCCCACTGTTCCTAGCCACAAAAGTAAAGTTGTAGAACCTTCTACTGTGGAAGTCCCCAAGACAAATTCAATACACCCAGTTATCCCAGTAGGTAGCCAAATAAAAACACCAGACCCTCCATTGAATGTCACTCTGAATAAAGACCCAATTTCTCCTGTCTCCCTAGTCATGTTCATGCCTGTACCTTTGACGCCTTCTTCAGAGAGCATCCCAGATGCTAAAAACCCTGTTTTAGCTCCCCACGCCACCGAACTTTCGGTAGCCTCCACTAGCTCTGCTCCGAACACAGAGTTGCCACAGGACAACGCTAGTTCCTCCAGTTCAAAAATTCTTATACCTTTGTCAACTGAAAATGATACTAAAAAACGTTGGACAGTATTAGACCTGCCCACATCTGGTCCGGTGTCCAAAACGTACACAGTGTACACAGTGAAAAAGGAAAATGAAATAACAGTGGCTGCCAAATTATTATCTGTCGGAAAGGTAAATGCAGAGAATGCTCAGAAGAATGTCTTGTCAAGCCAGCAGATCCTAGACATCTTGAACATCATCAAGAAAAAGCAAGGCCCTGATGAGAAAAACGCAAATCTACACACTGTGGTGATACCAGCAAAATATTGTGAAAACGATATACAAGGTGTGTCAGGGTTGGAGGCCAAGAAGTCAATTGAAACTAGCGGGGATAACCAATCAACAACAGTGGGAAAAGACACTCTGGGTGCTGAGAAAATAAACTTCCATAATCCTGACTTTGGTTTCTCTGGAATGGGACCAGAGGTTTTACGGATTAAAGAAGAATCTGAATATTGTGAGGATTCTAAATCATTAATCCATTGGTTGCCTGAATTATCATCCCTGAAGCCAGAAAAGACAGTGCAAAAGGTGACTGAAGAGGAGGATTCTTGGAGTAAAAACATTCCAGAACCAGATGTAGTTCAGTGTGAAATTTGTGGGAAGATGCTCTTGGAAAAAGACTTGAGTGAGCATAATTTGGAACActga